In one window of Nocardiopsis aegyptia DNA:
- a CDS encoding LysR family transcriptional regulator, protein MDLVGACRAFVYVSDRGSFTLGAAAARIPQPVASRRVAALEKHLGARLFDRTSRRATLTRFGRDMLPSARRLVDLAESMEHDAQRARRAPFGLAVPDVCPTRELALLAAQGRREGLRLDPRPAPPGERIHLLRSREVRAAVTAVPSGEATWVVPLGVAAAAEPAVAVAYVETLRVGRTDPPAGARRVWIQPEDDVPHIRDPLTRIRDAVGLRPGQVAVAASLASAAAEVLASADLLLCSRRQARELGLHWRPVGEIRLERGYDVSADDAGDAEPLRGALHESLGRCLGALEPMEEIR, encoded by the coding sequence ATGGACCTCGTCGGTGCCTGTAGGGCCTTCGTCTACGTGAGCGATCGCGGCAGCTTCACCCTCGGGGCCGCCGCCGCGCGCATCCCGCAACCCGTGGCGAGCCGGCGCGTGGCCGCCCTGGAGAAGCACCTGGGCGCCCGCCTGTTCGACCGCACCTCGCGCCGGGCGACCCTCACGCGCTTCGGCCGCGACATGCTGCCCTCCGCCCGCCGGCTGGTCGATCTGGCCGAGTCGATGGAACACGACGCGCAGCGGGCGCGCCGGGCGCCCTTCGGCCTGGCCGTGCCGGACGTGTGCCCCACCCGCGAACTCGCGCTGCTGGCCGCGCAGGGCCGGCGGGAGGGGCTGCGCCTGGATCCGCGCCCGGCGCCGCCCGGCGAGCGGATCCACCTGCTGCGCTCGCGTGAGGTCCGGGCCGCCGTCACCGCTGTGCCCTCGGGCGAGGCCACCTGGGTGGTGCCGTTGGGGGTGGCCGCCGCGGCCGAGCCGGCGGTGGCCGTCGCCTACGTCGAGACCCTGCGCGTGGGCCGTACCGATCCGCCCGCCGGGGCTCGCCGGGTGTGGATCCAGCCCGAGGACGACGTCCCCCACATCCGCGACCCGCTGACACGCATCCGCGACGCGGTCGGACTGCGCCCCGGGCAGGTGGCCGTGGCTGCCTCCCTCGCCTCCGCCGCCGCCGAGGTCCTGGCGTCGGCCGACCTGCTGCTGTGCTCGCGCCGCCAGGCGCGGGAGCTGGGCCTGCACTGGCGCCCGGTCGGCGAGATCCGGCTCGAACGCGGCTACGACGTGTCCGCCGACGACGCCGGGGACGCCGAGCCCCTGCGCGGCGCCCTGCACGAGTCACTCGGCCGCTGCCTGGGCGCCCTCGAACCCATGGAGGAGATCCGTTGA